The bacterium nucleotide sequence CCGCTGCAGCCGAAAGCGGTGCGGTGCTCCAAGGAGTGCTGGTCCGCGTCAAGCCGGGCCAGCTCGCGACCTACCTCGAGCGTGTCGCCGCCCTGAAGCAGGTGCAGAAGCGGGTTGGCTCGTCGGGCAGCATGCGCGTCTGGCAGGCGACGCTTGCCGGGGAAGCGACGGGAACGGTGGCTGTGGGGATCGTCCACCCGAATCTGGTGGCCTATGCGGAGAACACCGCAAAGCTCCAGGCGGATGCCGAGGGCCAGAAGCTTCTCGCCGGCCTCGACGCGATTCGCACGGTCGTCAGCACGAGCCTCTTCGTCAGCCCCTAGCCTCGCTGCGCGTCGGGGACGGCGTGGCCGTCCCCGACGCGTAAGCTGCCGGCCGGCCAGGCGTAGGGGTGCCTTCGCCGGGGCTGGAGCCGGCTGAATTCGTTCTATCCACGCTGGGTCGCCGGGTGTATAAGGACGGGGAAGGTCCGTTGTGCCTCCCTGCAGAAGCACCTCCGTCCCACGCTCGCGACCCCAAGCCACCCGCTGAGCCCTTCCTCCCCGACGACCGGGCCTTTCGCATCGAACCCCCAACGATCGAGAGAGTGAGGAATCACCATGCCTTTGATCACAGTCCTGCGTCAGAACGTTTCCGGCCGACTGGCGGCCCAGCACGAGAGGTTGATCCGCTTCGTCGCACAACGGGCCCGCGAGGATGGCAATACCTTCAACTGGAGCACCCGGGTCTCCACGGGCAGCGAGGGCCGCATCATCGGCTTCGTCAGCGGAGTGGATGGCTTCGCGGCGCTGGCTGGTCGGGAGGAAGCCGATGCGATGATCCGCCGCCTATATGGCGAGGGTGATGGCAACGCGATCCTCGAATCCCTCGGTGAGGCCGTCACGAGCACGAGTTACATGGTGCTCAGCCCCCGAGAAGATCTGAGTGGACAGGTCGTCCAACTCGACAGCCCGCCTCCGCTCCTGATGGTGACCCGGCTTCGCCCCACGCCCAGCGGCGGGCTTGGATGCGAGGAGATCATCCGCAAGGTCATCGAGGCGGCGGCCAAGGTGGACGAGGAGCGGCGCTACAACGTGCTGACGCCCGCCGTCGGCGAGCTCGGTACCTACACCGTCGTGCAGGGCGTGACCGATCCGGCGCAGCTGGACAGCCAGGCCCCGCTGCCGGAGCTCCTTGCCGAGGCCTACGGCGCTGCGGAGGGGCAGAAGATCTTCGCCGAAGGCACGGCCTGCATTCAAGAGGCCCAGAGCGAACTGTCGGTGCTGCGCGAGGATCTCTCGAACCTCGCCTGAGCTGGCCAAGCCCAGCAAGCCAGCCATTCGAGCTCCCCGGCCTTTGCGCAGGCCGGGGGGCTTCGATCCGAAGCGCACACGCCCGCGTTCAAGCTCCCTTTCAGGTTTCCGATGAGAACGGAACTCTGGAGGGAGTGCCATGTCTGACCTCGTTCATCCCGCGCGACCCAGGGAGGCGGGCCCGCTGCGGGCGACGTGTCCGGAAGATGCCCAGCGCGTGCTCCTCACCACCCGACGTGTGGAGGGAGAGACCCGCAATCCCCTCGCGATCCTCGATCTGGCGCCTCACATCCGGCGCTACTCTGGCCGGCACGTCGAGGCCTACTACTGGGAAGACCTCCCCGATCGCTCCTACGACGTCGTGGGGCTTTCCATCCTGCAACATACGGCGTCCGACGATCCGATCGACGACCTGCTCTTCCTGAAACAGAAATACGGCGGAGCTCGAATCGTCGTAGGCGGAAAATGGGTCGATACGTTGACCGAGGACGAGCGCCGGGCGATCCGCGAACAGGGGATCGATGTCTGCCACGGTCAGGGCGAGCCCTACTTCGTGCCAGATCGTCCGATCGTCGATTTCGATCGGTACCCGGGCTGGGATCTGCGCGATCTCCAGACGTTCATGGGTTGGGATCCGGAGACCCAGAAGCTCATCTACCGAGCTCGCCCAGAGGTGATGAGCACCCGTGGCTGTCCTTTCAACTGTCACTTCTGCCACAACACCGAACGCAAGGTGAAGTTCTTCTCGTCGCAGCGGACGGTGGACAACATCGAGCTGCTGCTCGGCCAGGGCTGTCCGGAGATCTGGTTCCAGGATGACATCTTCACGTTGCGGCCCGACCGGATGGTCGAGATCCACCAGTTGCTGGAGGCGCGCGGGCTCTCCATCAAGGGGCGTTGCAAGTTCTTCTGCCATATCAACTACATCAACGATGAGACGATCGATGCGATGAAGCTCTTCGATCCGCTCGAGATCCAGATCGGTGTCGAATCCGGCGACGACGAGATGATCCAACGTCTCGGCAAGAGATTCAGTGCGGAGAAGGCATTCAACAACATCAGCGATCTGCTCGACGAGGGCTTGCGCGTCTATCCGCTCTTCCTGATGGGTTACCCCGGGGAGACGGTCGAGACGATGGAGAAGACCCTGTGCTTCATCGAGCGGCTGAAACCGCGCCTGCACAAGGGCGTGTGGGTCAGCTACTACCAGCCGTGCAAGGGCACAACAGGCTACGACCAGGCGATGGCACGCAATCCCGAGTTCGGCGTCGCGCGCAACGAGGACATCACCTACGTCGATCCGAACCTCTCGCGCAGCCTGATGCAAGACTACCGCGCACGAATGATGGCCCGCCACAAAGGAGTGACGGACCCCGAATGGCGCACGGCAGCAGGCCCCTCCGTCGTGCCCCCCAGCGCCTAGAGACCAGCCCCAGCGCGTCCTCCCCCACTTCACCCAAGTCACGGGGCCGCTCCGCTTCTTGTTCGTGAACGGGAGTCGCCGGGGCTGGGCACAGGCCGGGCGGAATGGCTCGGCTGGGGATCGGGTGGCCGCGTAGAGAGGTGGACAGGGAGTTGCCCTTCGCGGCTTTCGCCGCGGGCAACCTACGCGCACGCTGAACGGCACCTATGCCTGCGCTTTATTTCCGCCCGACCTGCGCCCAGCCCCGGCGAACCGGTTCCAGTTACCAGCACGGCCGATCGCGGGGCGGGGGGCGGTCAGCGCGGAAATAAAGCGCAGGCATCTCGTAGGGTGATCGGGTGCTCGTTCGCTAGCGGCGATAGCCGCGTAAGCGAACCCGCGTCCAAGTCGAAAGCGGCCTCCCAGGCCCCGGCCGAGCCATTCCGCGATG carries:
- a CDS encoding radical SAM protein, translating into MSDLVHPARPREAGPLRATCPEDAQRVLLTTRRVEGETRNPLAILDLAPHIRRYSGRHVEAYYWEDLPDRSYDVVGLSILQHTASDDPIDDLLFLKQKYGGARIVVGGKWVDTLTEDERRAIREQGIDVCHGQGEPYFVPDRPIVDFDRYPGWDLRDLQTFMGWDPETQKLIYRARPEVMSTRGCPFNCHFCHNTERKVKFFSSQRTVDNIELLLGQGCPEIWFQDDIFTLRPDRMVEIHQLLEARGLSIKGRCKFFCHINYINDETIDAMKLFDPLEIQIGVESGDDEMIQRLGKRFSAEKAFNNISDLLDEGLRVYPLFLMGYPGETVETMEKTLCFIERLKPRLHKGVWVSYYQPCKGTTGYDQAMARNPEFGVARNEDITYVDPNLSRSLMQDYRARMMARHKGVTDPEWRTAAGPSVVPPSA